The window GCGAGCTGGTAGCGGTCGCCGATGAGCCGGTCGGTCACTGGTGCGGGTCCTGGAACGGGGTCTGGTGGGGATCGTTGCGGGGGCCGCCGGCCGGCGGGGTCTGCTTGCGCAGCAGCTCACTGAGCTCGTCGAGCTCGGCCCGGACCTGCCCGATGCGCGGGGGCGGGGTCGCCTGCGGCGGCACCTGGGGCGGCGCCGGGGTGGGCGTGGGCGCCGGGGTGGAGGGCCGGGTGGTGGCCGTGGAGGCGGGCGGGTAGCCGTAGGCGGGCCCGGTCGGCTGCGGGTGGGCGTACGGAGCGGACTGCGCCGGGTACCACTGCGCGGTCGGAGCCGTCCGCAGGGCCTCGTGGTACTTGATGTCGGCGACGAGGAAGTACACGCAGATCGCGAAGCCGGTGAAGATCGAGCCACCGGCCCCCAGGTTGCCCTGCCAGCCGTTGACGTCCGGGGTGGGGTCGATCTGGATGAGCGTCATCCACACGACGGCCAGCACGCCGCTGACCACCATCAGGATCCAGTCACGGGACTTGCGGGTGACCAGGGCGAGCCGCAGCAGTGACCCCCAGGCGAGGAAGCCGCAGCTGAGGACGGGCAGCAGCATGAACACGACGCGCAATGCCACCACACCCCCGGAATTGGACTGGGGGCCGTGCTGCGGCGGAAGGCCGGGGCCGTGCATCGCTGCTCCTGACGGGCCGTGCGGAAGAAGTTTCGGGTCTGAGGGTATACAGCGTTCCCGGCCATGGGTGAGGGGATGCGCGCAACCGTTGCACGCTCGCTGCACGGCTGTTCGCTCCGCCGATCACTCCGGCGTGACCGTGCCGTCGGAGAGGCCGTCGTAGAAACCCTGTACGAGTTGTTCGCCGAGCCGGCCCGCCAGCCGCAGCGCGTCCTCGAACTCGGCGAGCGCGCGGAAGCGGTCCCCGTAGCCCTGCTGCTGCGCCAGGGGCAGCCGGGGCAGGCGCAGTCGGCGTACGTCGAGCCGGGTGGCGGTGGAGGCGTGGCTGCTGGCGCGGCGGTTGTTGGCGGTGCCGCGCAGGAATCCGGCCAGGAACCACGGGTCGAGGGCGGCCGGGTCGGGGCGCAGCAGGGCCAGGCCGCGGCCCGGTACGGCGCCCGCGGTGGCCTCGTCGACGACCCGGGCGATGGCCGCGCCGCCGACGAGGGGGACGAGTACGTCGCCGGGCGCGGTGACCACGGGCTCGTCCGCGGTGGCGGCCAGCGTGCCGGAGGGTCCGGTTCCGGCGTAGACGTCCTGTTCGGTGAGGACGGGGGCCGAGCCGGTCCCGCCGCCGGTGCCGGTGTGCAGCTCCAGGGCGCCGGCTCGGGCGAGTTCGCCGATGGTGGTCATCGGCGGCCGGGCCGCGGCCGCGGCGGGCGCCGTTGCCGGCGGCGGTGTGAGCGCGGTGGCCCGGCCGAGGGTCTCGCCGAGCCGCTCCCGTACGGCGGTCAATTCGGCCGGACCGCCACCGGCGGCCGGCGGGGGCAGGTGGCGGGCGGGGGTGAGGTCCACGTCGTCGTCCAGCAGCTCGATGACGGGCACGACGCGGCTGACGCCCGGAACCTGCTCCACGGAGCCGGTGCGGTCGTACGCGCCCCAGGCGTCCCGCACCGCGCCGTCCACGGCGGTCCAGGCGGAGCGGAGTTGGCCGTCGGCGGCGAGGGCGGCGGTGTCGATGAGCAGCAGCCCGGCCGGGGGCGCCGCCTGGGGGGCGGGCCGGCGCAGCACCCACAGGTGCAGGGGGATCCCGTATGGAGGCGCCGCGCCGGCCGGGAGCGCGACGACGGCCCGCAGCGCGCCGCGGCGCAGCAGGTCGGCGCGGATGCGGCGGCCGGAGCGGCGGGCGGCGACGGCGGGCGGCATGAGCAGGACGGCGGTGCCGCCCTCGCGCAGGTGGGCCAGGGCGTGCTGGACCCAGGCGAGTTCGGATTCGGTGCGGGCCGGGAAGCCGTACTCCCAGCGCGGGTCGTAGGCCAGTTCCTCGTGGCCCCAGCCGCGTTCGTTGAACGGCGGGTGGCAGAGCACGGCGTCGACGGTGTCCTGCGGGAAGGCGTCTGCGCGCAGGCTGTCGGCGGCGGCGGCGCGGACCTGGGCGGGGCCGTTCAGGGCGAGGCGCAGTGCGGCGAGGGCGGCGAGTTCGGGCGAGGAGTCCTGCGCGTGCAGGGCGGTGGCGCCGGGGACGGCCCGCAGCAGGGTGCCGGTGCCGCAGGCGGGGTCGAGGACGGTGCGCGCTGCGGGTCCGGCGAGGGCGGCCATGAGCCCGGCGAGAGAGTCCGGGGTGAGCGTGTACTGGCGCGGGTTGGCGTCGAGGTGGCGTCCGAGGAGGAACTCGAAGGCCTGGCGGGCGCCGAGTTCGGCGGCGAGTTCGGCGGTGGCCCGCAGCAGCGGCAT is drawn from Streptomyces sp. NBC_01232 and contains these coding sequences:
- a CDS encoding N-6 DNA methylase; the encoded protein is MPEENAAVEAAAAEAAAAEAGAAEVTAAEVARLAGVGRAAVSNWRRRHADFPKPVGGTETSPSFSLGEVEHWLRAQGKLAEVPLRERVWQQITGHPGGAVTALVKAGAALLVVRDRPADWLELTAVSDARMTTLLRPVLDQVLGARLGPGHALTAIPLRPAAMPLLRATAELAAELGARQAFEFLLGRHLDANPRQYTLTPDSLAGLMAALAGPAARTVLDPACGTGTLLRAVPGATALHAQDSSPELAALAALRLALNGPAQVRAAAADSLRADAFPQDTVDAVLCHPPFNERGWGHEELAYDPRWEYGFPARTESELAWVQHALAHLREGGTAVLLMPPAVAARRSGRRIRADLLRRGALRAVVALPAGAAPPYGIPLHLWVLRRPAPQAAPPAGLLLIDTAALAADGQLRSAWTAVDGAVRDAWGAYDRTGSVEQVPGVSRVVPVIELLDDDVDLTPARHLPPPAAGGGPAELTAVRERLGETLGRATALTPPPATAPAAAAARPPMTTIGELARAGALELHTGTGGGTGSAPVLTEQDVYAGTGPSGTLAATADEPVVTAPGDVLVPLVGGAAIARVVDEATAGAVPGRGLALLRPDPAALDPWFLAGFLRGTANNRRASSHASTATRLDVRRLRLPRLPLAQQQGYGDRFRALAEFEDALRLAGRLGEQLVQGFYDGLSDGTVTPE